Proteins from one Leptonema illini DSM 21528 genomic window:
- the dnaE gene encoding DNA polymerase III subunit alpha, translating to MQERQNPTQFNEKFAHLHLHTTYSLLDGAIRIDELMKHCKANGMDSVAITDHGNMFGVINFYQQAIKHGVKPIIGNEFYVAPGKMTETRTLENLADGNNYHLVLLAQNETGYRNLIKLTSRSFTDGFYRKPRIDYDLLAAHSEGVICLTACLGGEVQRKILSGKQDEAAKLAGKLSEMFGKDRFYLEIQRHGLPEEETVAKANLELSRRLGIPLALTNDSHFLTREDHLTQDILLRINQKKNIDEPLQFGFNDEFYVKSPAEMWNLFPEMRDAFHNTQKIADMVDLNFKFGNPLLPKFEVPEGYDMNSYFRKLGEDGLKRRYGDPVPAQMMERFEFELNVIYDMDFPGYFLIVQDFINWAKRNGIPVGPGRGSAAGSIVAYALGITDIDPIRYNLLFERFLNPDRKEMPDIDVDFCVDRREEVINYVREKYGRENVAQIITYGTMAAKACIKDVARVLKMPFADANKFSAAIPAVPKISLDKALEDSPEFKRLTEAGDLNKKIFAVARALEGNSRQTGVHAAGVVIAPEALENLVPLATVTNPGNKEGGRILVTQFDMNTVAQVGLVKMDFLGLRNLTVIDNAIKGIEERTGQKIDVNALPLDDKKTYRILQEGNLKGVFQLETSPGMRDFVIRLQPENFEDIIALIAMYRPGPLNSGMADAYINRKKGREKLVYPHAHLEEILKETYGVILYQEQVMQIAQRIGGFTRGQSDALRKAMGKKIREKMAEMKELYLKGAQELGYDPKFAASLYDDMAAFAEYGFNKSHSAAYAMVVYQTAYLKANFTADYMRAVLDSERNNTDSLVPYIRESRDLGLTVLGPDINSSELRFSLEDEKTIRFGLGAIKGVGEGAVESLIASRRCLDDGRFKGFYHFLENVDLRQCNRRMVEALIHSGCFDAMGYTRKALIEAIDMGIQHAQSKQRDIAQGQSSLFGMMEEEAEPIPRGEGVREFSEQERLRAEKQVLGIYFSGHPMKKYERALKSIRSIPIERLSGMTSESKVEIAAVIHEAQIRANKNKREFARLQLEDLTGTVSAIAFSQIVEAKREHLIEDLIVWVKGTVDIDEETGVPTVLVEDLIPLTDEIMEEKQERSLHLKLRKHDMDEGSLQGLVQILKSSRGPLLIYFHIEADAGEPIVIRAHESFCVEWNQELAERLKSFQGVEGAYLSVGGQVRPLFELAAP from the coding sequence ATGCAAGAAAGACAGAATCCAACGCAATTCAACGAAAAATTTGCACATCTGCATTTGCACACGACGTACAGCCTTCTCGATGGCGCCATTCGCATCGACGAGCTGATGAAGCATTGCAAAGCGAACGGCATGGACTCCGTCGCCATCACCGACCACGGCAACATGTTCGGCGTTATCAACTTTTATCAGCAGGCGATCAAGCACGGCGTCAAACCCATCATCGGCAACGAATTCTATGTCGCACCCGGCAAGATGACCGAGACGCGTACGCTTGAAAACCTGGCCGACGGGAACAACTACCATCTGGTGCTGCTTGCGCAGAATGAAACGGGATACCGCAATCTTATCAAGCTGACGTCGCGTTCCTTCACCGACGGCTTCTATCGTAAACCGCGCATCGACTATGATCTTCTTGCCGCACACAGCGAAGGCGTGATCTGCCTGACCGCATGTCTGGGCGGCGAGGTGCAGAGAAAGATTCTCTCGGGCAAGCAGGATGAGGCGGCGAAGCTTGCGGGCAAACTCTCTGAGATGTTCGGCAAGGACCGCTTCTATCTCGAGATCCAGCGTCACGGCCTGCCCGAAGAAGAGACGGTGGCGAAGGCTAACCTTGAACTCTCGCGACGACTCGGCATTCCGCTCGCCCTGACGAACGACTCGCACTTCCTCACACGCGAAGATCATCTGACGCAGGATATTCTTCTGCGCATCAATCAGAAGAAGAATATCGACGAGCCTCTGCAATTCGGCTTCAACGACGAATTCTACGTGAAGTCGCCGGCCGAGATGTGGAATCTTTTTCCCGAGATGCGCGACGCCTTTCATAATACTCAGAAGATCGCCGACATGGTCGATCTGAACTTCAAGTTCGGTAATCCGCTTCTGCCGAAATTCGAGGTGCCCGAAGGCTACGACATGAACTCGTACTTTCGCAAGCTGGGCGAAGACGGATTGAAGCGTCGCTACGGCGATCCAGTACCGGCGCAGATGATGGAGCGCTTTGAATTCGAGCTGAACGTCATCTACGATATGGACTTTCCGGGCTACTTCCTTATCGTGCAGGACTTCATCAACTGGGCGAAACGCAACGGCATTCCCGTCGGTCCGGGCCGCGGATCGGCGGCCGGCTCCATTGTCGCCTACGCCCTGGGCATCACCGATATCGACCCGATCCGGTATAACCTTCTTTTCGAGAGATTCCTGAACCCTGATCGAAAGGAGATGCCCGATATCGACGTCGACTTCTGCGTCGATCGACGGGAAGAGGTGATCAACTACGTGCGCGAGAAGTACGGACGCGAGAACGTCGCTCAGATCATCACCTACGGAACGATGGCGGCGAAGGCCTGCATTAAAGACGTCGCCCGCGTGCTCAAGATGCCCTTTGCCGACGCCAACAAGTTCTCGGCTGCCATTCCGGCCGTTCCGAAGATTTCGCTTGATAAGGCGCTTGAAGACAGCCCGGAATTCAAACGACTGACTGAGGCCGGCGATCTCAATAAAAAGATCTTCGCCGTTGCGCGAGCGCTTGAAGGCAACTCCCGGCAGACGGGCGTGCATGCAGCAGGCGTCGTCATCGCACCGGAGGCTCTCGAAAACCTCGTGCCTCTGGCCACCGTCACCAATCCAGGCAACAAAGAAGGCGGACGCATCCTCGTAACGCAGTTCGATATGAATACCGTCGCCCAGGTCGGCCTGGTGAAGATGGACTTTCTCGGCCTGCGTAACCTCACCGTCATCGACAATGCGATTAAAGGCATAGAAGAACGCACGGGGCAGAAGATCGACGTTAATGCACTGCCGCTCGACGATAAAAAGACGTACCGCATTCTGCAAGAGGGAAACCTGAAAGGCGTCTTCCAGCTTGAGACGTCGCCGGGCATGCGAGACTTTGTGATCCGCCTGCAGCCCGAAAACTTCGAAGATATCATCGCCCTCATCGCCATGTATCGCCCGGGCCCTCTTAACTCTGGCATGGCCGACGCCTACATCAACAGAAAGAAGGGCCGTGAAAAGCTCGTTTATCCGCATGCGCATCTTGAAGAGATCCTGAAAGAGACCTACGGCGTTATCCTCTATCAGGAACAGGTGATGCAGATCGCTCAGCGTATCGGCGGCTTCACGCGCGGACAGTCCGACGCCCTGCGCAAGGCGATGGGCAAGAAGATCCGCGAAAAGATGGCCGAGATGAAGGAGCTCTACCTGAAAGGGGCGCAGGAGCTCGGTTATGATCCGAAATTCGCCGCATCTCTCTACGACGACATGGCCGCCTTCGCCGAATACGGCTTCAACAAGTCGCATTCGGCGGCCTATGCGATGGTCGTCTATCAGACGGCGTATCTGAAGGCGAATTTCACCGCCGACTACATGCGCGCCGTTCTTGACTCCGAACGCAACAACACCGACTCGCTTGTTCCTTATATCAGAGAATCGAGAGATCTCGGACTGACCGTTCTCGGCCCCGATATCAACAGCTCTGAATTGCGCTTCAGCCTTGAAGACGAAAAAACGATACGCTTCGGCCTCGGCGCCATCAAAGGCGTGGGCGAAGGAGCCGTCGAAAGTCTGATCGCCAGCCGGCGCTGTCTCGACGACGGCCGTTTTAAAGGATTCTATCATTTTCTCGAAAACGTCGATCTGCGGCAGTGCAACCGACGCATGGTCGAGGCGCTGATCCATTCTGGTTGCTTCGATGCGATGGGTTATACGCGCAAGGCGCTGATCGAGGCCATCGATATGGGCATCCAGCATGCGCAATCGAAGCAGCGCGACATCGCCCAGGGGCAGAGCTCTCTTTTCGGCATGATGGAAGAAGAGGCCGAACCGATTCCGCGCGGCGAAGGCGTGCGCGAATTCTCAGAGCAGGAAAGGCTGCGCGCCGAAAAGCAGGTGCTCGGAATCTATTTCTCGGGCCATCCGATGAAAAAATACGAGCGAGCGCTGAAGTCGATTCGCTCCATACCGATCGAACGCCTATCGGGCATGACGTCAGAATCGAAAGTAGAGATCGCCGCCGTCATCCATGAGGCGCAGATCAGAGCGAATAAAAACAAGCGTGAATTCGCAAGGCTGCAGCTCGAAGATCTGACCGGCACCGTGTCGGCCATCGCCTTCTCGCAGATCGTCGAAGCGAAGCGTGAACATCTGATCGAAGATCTGATCGTCTGGGTAAAAGGCACGGTCGATATCGATGAAGAAACGGGCGTTCCCACCGTCCTTGTCGAAGACCTGATTCCGTTAACCGACGAGATCATGGAAGAGAAGCAGGAGCGTTCCCTTCATTTAAAGCTGCGTAAGCACGACATGGATGAAGGATCGCTTCAGGGGCTTGTGCAGATCTTAAAAAGCAGCCGCGGACCGCTTCTCATCTATTTTCATATCGAGGCCGACGCCGGCGAACCGATCGTCATCCGCGCCCACGAGTCCTTCTGTGTGGAATGGAACCAGGAGTTAGCCGAACGACTGAAAAGCTTTCAGGGAGTCGAAGGCGCCTACCTGTCGGTCGGCGGTCAGGTAAGGCCGCTTTTCGAACTGGCCGCTCCTTAG
- a CDS encoding tetratricopeptide repeat protein has protein sequence MPIFVAVVKDYLKNAPDFEKVVYGIRKMSHSGAYPLSESSRRYWQKKGLLPDPGDTSLIGQRRRRFVDQCFEMGFRPARLMKLKQAAGSEERELHQLTAYSSESGLLSHDLVIRNGHVMEEPGTGQMLFAFSAPVETQITALQEVRDPLQAIFDDGPDEDHLEARLQAFVTEQPGSLEAWIELGNLLFQKSRYTEAEGCYERARALDGNCAEALYNIAGCHVQKKEYAAAIRAYHMSIQIKPIPEALYSLGLLYLSLNYVGPAIQTLQAVVQSDSGQWAESARQFIEDIEQLSLYGDTE, from the coding sequence ATGCCGATATTTGTAGCAGTGGTGAAAGACTATCTCAAAAACGCACCGGACTTTGAGAAGGTCGTTTACGGAATCAGAAAAATGAGTCATTCGGGCGCATATCCGCTATCAGAGAGCAGCCGCCGTTACTGGCAGAAGAAGGGATTACTTCCCGATCCGGGCGATACAAGCCTGATCGGGCAGAGAAGGCGTCGCTTCGTCGATCAGTGCTTCGAGATGGGATTTCGGCCGGCCCGCCTGATGAAACTGAAACAGGCAGCAGGCAGCGAAGAGAGGGAGCTGCATCAGCTGACGGCCTACAGCTCGGAATCGGGCCTGCTCAGCCATGATCTTGTAATCCGCAACGGCCACGTCATGGAAGAGCCGGGCACGGGGCAGATGCTCTTTGCCTTCTCTGCGCCTGTGGAAACGCAGATCACGGCGCTCCAGGAAGTCAGAGATCCGCTTCAGGCGATCTTTGACGACGGGCCCGACGAAGATCATCTTGAAGCTCGTCTGCAGGCCTTTGTTACGGAGCAGCCCGGCTCGCTTGAGGCCTGGATCGAACTCGGCAATCTGCTTTTTCAGAAGTCGCGTTATACAGAAGCGGAGGGCTGTTATGAACGCGCCCGCGCCCTTGACGGGAACTGCGCCGAGGCTCTGTATAACATCGCCGGGTGCCATGTGCAGAAGAAAGAGTACGCGGCGGCGATCCGCGCCTATCACATGAGCATTCAGATCAAACCGATCCCCGAGGCGCTGTACAGCCTGGGCCTGCTCTATCTATCGTTGAACTATGTCGGTCCGGCGATACAAACGCTCCAGGCCGTCGTGCAGTCCGACTCGGGGCAGTGGGCCGAATCGGCCCGCCAGTTTATTGAAGATATCGAGCAGCTATCTCTCTACGGAGATACGGAGTAA
- a CDS encoding RNA polymerase sigma factor, which yields MNSTPMSGNNKKSESQTALAVESDPVSDEKEILALVNQCKTGDADALERFFQIYGQDIYNFPIRVFNMTEDEAGDFFLFAFERLRDGRRMKTFVDDSKFRTWLYTVLRNLVIDWLRSRRELDLIPVERIEKEETRPGAEAVLTAGEELGGLLFRKLDQVPVLHKVIFKLVYLYYVDLTAAEVTFLEKEYALTPEEIMHFVLSTRSELADREEENLKKEDSLTHLYLSIHRLKEKRERLLSDGNKEKKDADAERERIELALDKKYATRNKILERKKKGLLVARVPYRVVASFLKIPEGSVSVYMGKVASFLTNDMELKKLF from the coding sequence ATGAATTCTACGCCTATGTCCGGGAACAATAAAAAATCCGAATCGCAGACGGCGCTTGCAGTGGAATCCGATCCTGTCTCTGATGAGAAAGAGATCCTCGCTCTTGTCAATCAATGCAAGACGGGAGATGCAGACGCCCTGGAGCGCTTTTTTCAGATCTACGGACAGGATATATACAATTTTCCGATCCGTGTTTTCAATATGACCGAAGACGAGGCGGGTGATTTCTTCCTCTTCGCCTTCGAGCGCCTTCGCGACGGACGGCGCATGAAGACCTTTGTCGACGATTCGAAGTTCCGCACCTGGCTTTATACGGTGTTACGCAACCTGGTAATCGACTGGCTGCGCAGCCGGCGCGAGCTCGATCTGATACCCGTGGAGCGTATCGAGAAAGAAGAGACGCGTCCCGGAGCCGAGGCCGTGCTTACTGCGGGTGAAGAGCTCGGCGGCCTGCTTTTTCGCAAGCTCGATCAGGTGCCGGTTCTGCATAAAGTCATCTTCAAACTCGTCTATCTATACTACGTCGATCTCACGGCCGCCGAGGTCACCTTTCTCGAAAAGGAATACGCGCTCACACCCGAAGAGATCATGCACTTCGTGCTGTCCACGCGCTCCGAACTGGCGGATCGGGAAGAGGAAAACCTCAAGAAAGAAGACTCTCTGACGCATCTGTATCTGTCCATCCATCGTCTCAAAGAAAAGAGGGAGCGGCTGCTATCCGATGGAAACAAAGAAAAGAAGGATGCCGATGCCGAACGGGAGCGCATCGAACTGGCGCTTGATAAGAAGTATGCGACGCGGAACAAGATCCTCGAACGCAAGAAAAAGGGGCTGCTTGTGGCAAGGGTTCCTTACCGCGTCGTGGCCTCTTTCCTGAAAATTCCCGAGGGGAGCGTGTCGGTCTATATGGGCAAGGTGGCGTCGTTTCTGACGAATGACATGGAGCTGAAGAAGCTTTTTTAG
- a CDS encoding tetratricopeptide repeat protein — protein MFRKKIVFKAVILVFLLPLFALPADPTETTVPLSDLKQKAATALSLGRLPEAAELYRQWTEREPRRSEAFLGLARSLLGMGYADRARAVFLRAEQLRPDLLEAKIGLAETYLMNGQASKAYELLDAVRKKDPSNAQLNLSLASYYRLMGRNDLRRGYLEKALRQDPAMLPAVLELAVLAAEEGKISESEQRLERAALISPDALSLIKKRAEIHYRLSYSKYGRPQLEKARHYYRMYLHAAGDDPSVIADLIHIEYLLGHADEAKALTERIDRSDIYRRPVLHANIAEAMLPGGSVTSLTESLQIACERAMLPLSCFRLEEAIMRHDRNRSLQPQRLQRMKARIQEAKRRLARNRTDAEELHLTRALELYPDDLSLRKQMLERYRLSGAYEDYLRTLTYLREREPGEQRWNTRLREALRSRREYLPYRIGLEEADYRRQPQHVLIFDLRPDRNSMEHYREPSLVSDYLIDSLRSVPRWQAAGEDVRSGLQRRLPGDAAFLFYDPSVPDLLTGMGVRELDGILEGSYDLRPSSLRLRLTLRNRDGIVLGSFNDDAAPADVDLLATKVLAFLDRTIPLQASIIDVKNLIVNVGTADGLKKEELLRADSDRDIIVKVEETSRYISRVSVVKGRTDRIGVDLRFTRVVRK, from the coding sequence TTGTTCCGTAAGAAGATCGTTTTCAAAGCTGTCATTCTGGTATTTCTTCTTCCTCTTTTCGCGCTGCCGGCCGATCCGACCGAAACGACCGTTCCGCTTTCTGATCTGAAGCAGAAGGCGGCGACGGCCCTCTCTCTCGGGCGGTTGCCCGAAGCGGCCGAGCTTTACAGGCAGTGGACGGAAAGAGAGCCGAGACGATCCGAGGCCTTTCTCGGTCTGGCGCGTAGCCTTCTCGGTATGGGGTATGCAGATCGCGCAAGGGCGGTTTTTCTGCGGGCCGAGCAGCTGCGCCCCGATCTGCTCGAAGCGAAGATCGGCCTTGCCGAGACGTACCTGATGAACGGTCAGGCGTCGAAGGCCTATGAATTGCTGGATGCGGTCCGCAAAAAAGATCCGTCCAATGCGCAACTTAATCTGAGTCTTGCCTCGTACTATCGCCTGATGGGTCGCAATGACCTGCGTCGAGGATATCTCGAAAAGGCCCTGCGACAGGACCCGGCGATGCTGCCGGCCGTGCTTGAACTGGCCGTGCTTGCCGCCGAAGAAGGAAAGATATCGGAATCGGAACAACGGCTCGAACGAGCGGCCTTAATCTCGCCCGATGCTCTATCGCTGATAAAAAAGCGAGCGGAGATCCATTACCGACTTTCGTATTCGAAGTACGGTCGTCCGCAACTTGAGAAGGCGCGGCACTACTATCGCATGTATCTTCATGCGGCCGGCGACGATCCGTCAGTGATCGCCGATCTGATTCATATCGAGTATCTGCTCGGCCATGCCGACGAGGCAAAAGCTCTGACGGAGCGCATCGATAGAAGCGATATCTATCGCCGTCCCGTTCTTCATGCGAATATCGCCGAGGCCATGCTTCCGGGCGGTTCGGTGACGAGTTTAACCGAATCCCTGCAGATCGCCTGCGAGCGTGCCATGCTACCACTGTCGTGCTTTCGATTGGAAGAAGCCATCATGCGACATGATCGCAATCGGTCGCTGCAACCGCAGCGTCTGCAGCGCATGAAAGCTCGAATTCAGGAGGCGAAGCGCCGGCTTGCGCGCAATCGCACCGATGCCGAAGAGCTGCATCTGACGAGAGCGCTTGAGCTGTATCCCGACGACCTGTCGTTGCGAAAGCAGATGCTTGAGAGATATCGCCTATCCGGCGCCTACGAGGATTATCTGCGTACCCTGACGTATCTGCGAGAACGAGAGCCGGGCGAGCAGCGCTGGAATACGAGGCTGCGTGAAGCGCTGCGTTCGCGGCGCGAGTATCTTCCGTATCGCATCGGCCTCGAAGAGGCAGATTACCGTCGTCAGCCGCAGCACGTACTCATCTTCGATCTGCGGCCCGATCGTAATTCGATGGAGCACTATCGCGAGCCTTCGCTTGTTTCCGATTACCTGATCGATTCGTTACGTTCGGTGCCGCGCTGGCAGGCTGCCGGCGAAGACGTTCGTTCGGGATTGCAGAGACGACTGCCCGGCGACGCCGCCTTTCTCTTCTATGATCCATCGGTTCCGGACCTGCTTACGGGAATGGGAGTGCGTGAGCTTGACGGCATTCTTGAAGGTTCCTATGACCTGAGGCCTTCGTCGCTGCGGCTGCGGCTGACGCTTCGTAATCGAGACGGCATCGTGCTCGGTTCGTTTAACGATGATGCAGCGCCGGCCGACGTCGATCTGCTTGCGACGAAGGTTCTTGCTTTTCTTGATAGAACAATCCCGCTTCAGGCGTCGATCATCGACGTGAAGAATCTCATCGTTAACGTCGGGACGGCCGACGGACTCAAGAAAGAAGAGCTGCTTCGCGCCGACTCGGATCGAGATATTATCGTCAAAGTTGAAGAGACATCGCGCTACATCAGTCGGGTCAGCGTGGTTAAAGGTCGAACGGATCGTATCGGCGTAGATCTGCGGTTTACGCGAGTCGTGCGTAAATAG
- a CDS encoding M23 family metallopeptidase, with protein sequence MISSTFGESRTDHFHAGVDIAGDKEEVRPMAGGKLLFYQFQSMNPYRPMPGAGNQIWIDHGEGRWSGYYHLSQFRITKRYVERSNVIALSGNTGRSGGPHLHFFLTENYGKTYVNPMIELLPQAAESNAPVVEHLVFITDRGVSRLKPGEDEKNRIRLTKPYPLFLELRDPGLESGSRRSPRIVEWKLESDAGQKAGGSIDFRRLDFTGGALRLNGEQEFESVYSDSFLRLGDPEIANGINRLTVRAVDHAGNESTTVFVIDVKREY encoded by the coding sequence ATGATCTCTTCTACGTTTGGAGAATCCCGCACCGACCACTTCCATGCCGGCGTCGATATTGCCGGCGATAAAGAAGAGGTGCGCCCGATGGCCGGCGGAAAGCTGCTTTTCTACCAGTTTCAATCGATGAATCCCTACCGCCCCATGCCCGGAGCGGGTAATCAGATCTGGATCGACCACGGCGAAGGCCGCTGGAGCGGCTATTATCACCTGAGCCAGTTTCGCATCACGAAAAGATACGTGGAGCGCAGCAACGTCATTGCCCTCTCCGGGAATACCGGACGCTCGGGAGGCCCGCACCTGCACTTTTTCCTGACCGAGAACTACGGCAAAACCTACGTCAATCCGATGATCGAGCTGCTTCCTCAAGCAGCGGAAAGCAATGCGCCCGTGGTCGAGCATCTTGTCTTCATCACTGATCGCGGCGTTTCGAGGCTGAAGCCAGGCGAAGACGAAAAGAACAGAATCCGTCTTACAAAGCCCTACCCTCTTTTTCTGGAGCTGCGCGATCCTGGCCTCGAGTCGGGCAGTCGCCGCAGCCCCCGCATCGTCGAATGGAAGCTTGAGAGCGATGCCGGACAGAAAGCCGGCGGAAGCATCGATTTTCGCAGGCTTGACTTCACAGGCGGAGCGCTGCGGTTAAACGGCGAACAGGAGTTTGAATCCGTTTACAGCGACAGCTTTCTGCGACTCGGCGATCCAGAGATTGCAAACGGCATCAACCGGCTGACGGTGCGCGCCGTCGACCATGCGGGGAACGAATCGACGACCGTCTTTGTCATCGACGTCAAGCGCGAATATTGA
- the rpsU gene encoding 30S ribosomal protein S21, whose translation MIGVILREGESIESALKRFKKECVNSGIQSEIKRREFFEKPSEKKKRKMEAAHRKREKRKMIMLRRDRA comes from the coding sequence ATGATCGGCGTTATTCTGCGAGAAGGCGAGTCCATTGAGTCCGCCCTTAAAAGATTTAAAAAAGAGTGCGTGAACTCGGGCATCCAGTCCGAAATCAAGCGCAGAGAATTCTTCGAGAAGCCTTCTGAGAAGAAGAAGCGCAAGATGGAAGCAGCTCATCGCAAGCGCGAGAAGCGCAAGATGATTATGCTCCGGCGTGACCGGGCCTGA
- the dnaG gene encoding DNA primase: MKEALKQRILDAVSIDQYIGRTVSLKKQGRYLKGLCPFHGEKSPSFTVTPEKGIYHCFGCGRSGDLFGFVMEKEGVPFPEAVEILANYAGIPLEEQGRSSDGGRERACLDLLSEARALFQEYLRGADGQTAMQYLLGRGIKPETIDTFRIGAAPADWRFFTDRHPDKEDLLIEAGLARKSDNGRVYDFFRDRVIFPIEDMSDRCLGFGGRVLKPEDQPKYMNSPDSVVFHKGRVLYGLNRALPALRKNRRAILVEGYLDVIGLYEAGIEGAVAPLGTAFTDDHRSLIARYSDEMVIFLDGDRAGRTAAAKAARTMLAGNRTARMLFLPGGADPFDFSRSPDAASLFERMLEKAVPAHRFLLLNVLEEERLDSVFAKELPPVEYMDYISQSMQREAAHNRLTELGLETRKQAFLRLTALLLDLNDLDRNLLQDEAAQILGVDTATIRAELDKSQRPRMTHRREEPAAPVQRRVPETHLVRIERELMAYLFLNPTLFPVVHQTLGDLAFEDPSSETLWRILENRTLSAQPWTGDPAEMAQFPASVRDLFLPIVLKHRESKTDKITREILLELSIKHSLERVERELKEKESEIKFADDPGPLVLAMHGLQKEKLRLKSLLRGGV, translated from the coding sequence ATGAAAGAAGCTCTCAAACAGAGAATCCTCGATGCCGTATCCATCGACCAGTACATAGGCCGCACCGTCTCTCTGAAAAAACAGGGGCGTTACCTGAAGGGGCTATGCCCCTTTCACGGCGAAAAGTCACCTTCTTTTACCGTCACTCCCGAAAAAGGCATCTATCACTGTTTTGGCTGCGGCCGCAGTGGTGATCTTTTCGGATTTGTGATGGAAAAGGAGGGCGTGCCTTTTCCCGAAGCGGTCGAAATCCTGGCGAACTATGCGGGCATCCCCCTTGAAGAACAGGGCAGGTCCTCCGACGGGGGGCGCGAGAGAGCATGCCTTGACCTGCTTTCCGAGGCGCGGGCCCTGTTTCAGGAGTATCTGCGCGGCGCTGACGGACAGACGGCCATGCAGTACCTGCTCGGACGCGGCATCAAGCCCGAAACGATCGATACCTTTCGCATCGGTGCAGCGCCAGCCGACTGGCGCTTCTTCACCGACCGACATCCCGACAAAGAGGATCTGCTGATCGAGGCAGGCCTTGCTCGCAAATCCGATAACGGGCGCGTCTATGATTTCTTTCGCGACCGGGTCATCTTTCCCATCGAAGACATGTCGGATCGCTGCCTCGGATTTGGCGGTCGCGTGCTCAAGCCTGAAGATCAGCCGAAGTATATGAATTCTCCGGATAGCGTCGTCTTTCATAAGGGGCGCGTCCTTTACGGTTTGAACCGTGCTCTGCCGGCGCTGCGTAAGAACCGCCGCGCCATCCTTGTCGAAGGCTATCTTGACGTGATCGGACTTTATGAAGCGGGAATAGAAGGCGCCGTTGCTCCGCTGGGCACGGCCTTTACGGATGATCACCGTAGCCTGATCGCGCGCTATTCCGACGAGATGGTTATCTTTCTTGATGGCGACCGAGCAGGGCGTACGGCGGCGGCGAAGGCGGCCCGTACCATGCTCGCGGGCAACCGCACGGCTCGCATGCTCTTTCTTCCCGGCGGCGCCGATCCCTTTGACTTCAGCCGTTCGCCCGACGCCGCCTCGCTTTTTGAGCGCATGCTTGAGAAGGCCGTGCCGGCACATCGCTTTTTATTGTTAAACGTCCTTGAAGAAGAACGACTCGACTCGGTCTTTGCGAAAGAGCTGCCTCCGGTCGAGTATATGGATTATATCTCACAGAGCATGCAGCGCGAGGCGGCGCATAACCGTCTGACCGAGCTCGGCCTTGAAACGCGCAAGCAGGCCTTTCTGCGCCTGACCGCTCTTTTACTCGATCTGAATGATCTCGATCGCAATCTGCTGCAAGACGAAGCGGCGCAGATCCTCGGCGTCGATACGGCGACGATACGAGCTGAGCTTGATAAATCGCAGCGTCCGCGCATGACGCATCGTCGCGAAGAACCCGCTGCTCCCGTGCAGCGCCGTGTTCCTGAGACGCATCTCGTTCGCATAGAACGGGAGCTTATGGCCTATCTTTTTCTGAATCCGACTCTCTTTCCTGTCGTGCATCAAACGCTGGGCGATCTTGCCTTCGAAGATCCCTCGTCTGAGACGTTATGGCGCATCCTGGAAAATCGAACTCTGAGCGCACAGCCCTGGACGGGCGATCCGGCCGAAATGGCCCAGTTTCCCGCGTCTGTCAGAGATCTTTTCCTGCCCATCGTCCTGAAGCACAGGGAGAGCAAAACCGATAAGATAACGCGGGAGATCCTTCTGGAGCTGTCCATCAAACACAGCCTGGAACGGGTGGAGAGAGAGCTGAAGGAAAAGGAAAGCGAGATTAAGTTCGCGGATGATCCGGGCCCGCTTGTGCTGGCCATGCACGGTTTGCAGAAGGAAAAACTCCGACTGAAATCGCTTCTCAGAGGCGGTGTATGA